In Garra rufa chromosome 15, GarRuf1.0, whole genome shotgun sequence, a single genomic region encodes these proteins:
- the abt1 gene encoding activator of basal transcription 1: MALLEKNEVTADLETQPLVNEEESNDSKQEEDEKQQQQEEEDNADGVKDADQEMKLEDDNDDDKALDLYMNKDDDPKKPKGKKCIPGIVYLGHIPPSLRPRHLRTMLGVYGEIGRIFLQPKDHCVIKKKKKKKAERKLSTYTEGWVEFRDKRIAKRIAASLHNTPMTHKKKSRFVSDLWSIKYLHRFHWCHLNERLVYEQTVYRSRMRTEISQAKKETNFYLASVEKSQRLENLKKKKEKKGEVVEQKTWHYKQRPTEDEIQLKRFKNKSLSKKNLQKAQEKSKNIQEQAQSNVSLLAKIFSSGKS; the protein is encoded by the exons ATGGCTCTTCTGGAGAAGAATGAAGTTACAGCAGACTTAGAAACACAACCTTTGGTCAATGAAGAAGAGTCAAATGACTCTAAACAGGAGGAAGATGAAAAGCAACAGCAGCAGGAGGAGGAGGATAATGCAGATGGCGTTAAAGATGCTGACCAGGAGATGAAACTTGAAGATGACAATGATGATGATAAAGCTCTTGATCTTTATATGAATAAAGATGATGATCCTAAGAAACCAAAGGGTAAGAAATGTATTCCGGGTATCGTGTATTTGGGACACATTCCTCCGAGTTTGAGACCAAGACACTTGCGGACTATGCTGGGTGTGTACGGAGAGATCGGGAGGATCTTCCTACAGCCTAAAG ATCATTGTGTgatcaaaaagaaaaagaaaaagaaggcAGAACGTAAATTATCCACTTACACAGAAGGCTGGGTGGAGTTCAGAGACAAGCGCATCGCTAAGCGAATTGCAGCCAGTCTGCACAACACACCCATGACCCACAAGAAGAAGAGCCGCTTCGTCAGTGACCTGTGGTCTATAAAG TATCTGCACAGGTTCCACTGGTGCCATCTCAACGAACGTTTGGTTTATGAGCAGACGGTGTATAGATCGCGTATGAGAACAGAAATCTCCCAGGCGAAGAAGGAGACCAACTTCTACCTGGCTAGTGTGGAAAAGAGCCAGAGGCTGGAGAACTTAAAGAAGAAGAAGGAGAAGAAGGGAGAGGTCGTCGAGCAGAAGACATGGCACTACAAACAGCGACCTACAGAAGATGAAATACAACTGAAACGGTTTAAGAACAAAAGCTTGTCTAAGAAGAACCTCCAGAAGGCACAAGAGAAGAGCAAAAACATCCAGGAACAAGCTCAGTCGAACGTTTCCCTCCTGGCCAAGATCTTCAGCAGTGGAAAGTCTTAG
- the comta gene encoding catechol O-methyltransferase A: protein MLWSLLAVTAGSAAVLYVLYHWLIPAAMQRSGWLALLWHAFIFERVLDFVTGSSRPQRMLKAVQKNATKGDPESVISAIDYYCRHKEWAMNVGDDKGLILDSVLTEVNPSMALELGTYCGYSTVRIARLMSPGSKLITVEFNPAFATVARQIIAYAGLQDKVTVVEGPSGDLIPKLKERFGIKSFDFVFLDHWKDRYEPDAKLLEDCGLLKKGTVLLADNVICPGTPEYLKYVRNSPRYESRYYKSNLEYTKVEDGLEKSVFLG from the exons ATGCTGTGGAGTTTGTTGGCAGTGACGGCGGGTTCAGCAGCTGTCCTGTACGTCCTCTATCACTGGCTCATCCCTGCAGCTATGCAGAGAAGTGGCTGGCTGGCACTTCTATGGCATGCATTCATCTTTGAGCGGGTCCTTGACTTTGTGACAGGATCATCACGACCTCAG CGCATGCTAAAAGCTGTTCAGAAGAACGCCACAAAAGGAGACCCTGAAAGCGTCATCTCAGCCATTGACTATTACTGCCGGCACAAAGAATGGGCCATGAATGTGGGCGATGATAAAG GGCTCATACTGGATTCAGTGTTGACGGAGGTTAACCCCAGCATGGCTCTGGAGCTTGGCACGTACTGCGGCTACTCCACCGTTCGGATCGCTCGACTGATGTCCCCTGGCTCCAAACTCATTACAGTTGAATTCAACCCAGCCTTTGCCACAGTAGCTCGACAGATCATTGCCTATGCCGGCCTTCAGGACAAG gttACTGTAGTGGAGGGACCCTCTGGTGACTTGATCCCCAAACTGAAGGAACGATTTGGAATCAAATCTTTTGATTTTGTGTTTTTGGACCACTGGAAAGATCGTTATGAACCAGATGCTAAACTTCTCGAG GACTGTGGTCTGCTGAAAAAAGGCACTGTCCTGTTGGCTGACAACGTCATTTGTCCTGGAACCCCAGAATATCTGAAATATGTGAGGAATAGTCCACGCTATGAAAGCCGATACTACAAGTCCAACCTGGAGTACACCAAAGTCGAAGATGGCCTGGAGAAATCTGTGTTCTTAGGATGA